A genome region from Bacillaceae bacterium IKA-2 includes the following:
- a CDS encoding ABC transporter permease subunit, with the protein MKDVIKAIFGWFVAVVIIILIVWIPREFSFERTEYEIFPAYTFSSELYKENLVEYGKLVFEDRSLGENRFGKPVTDDIKTYFSRSMVIITFAFFTAIIFGTLKGFLDYRLKESKWNFIGNNTTFLFQSMPDFFVVIIFQIIMLNLMSKGFPHIKIYGVDSWQNFLIAGCFLSIFPTIYFTRIVFSALTKEEGLPYLLTVKSKGMSNFTLLWKHQFGNSVFQVVPHIPTIMLYIISNLLIIEYLMYFRGAGYRLYEALGFAGATLSGRNRTPFSINVYEPELVIAISAVFIAFVVFVQLVCKIWIYFSPLWNGGDQVE; encoded by the coding sequence GTGAAAGATGTTATAAAAGCAATATTTGGCTGGTTTGTTGCAGTCGTGATTATTATTTTAATCGTTTGGATTCCCCGTGAATTCTCATTTGAGAGGACAGAGTATGAAATCTTTCCAGCTTATACATTTTCAAGCGAATTATATAAAGAAAACTTAGTTGAATATGGAAAACTAGTCTTTGAGGATAGGAGCTTAGGAGAAAATCGCTTTGGTAAACCAGTTACAGATGATATAAAAACCTATTTCAGTAGGAGTATGGTAATTATAACCTTTGCTTTTTTTACCGCTATTATTTTTGGGACATTAAAAGGTTTTCTTGATTATCGGTTAAAAGAAAGTAAATGGAACTTTATAGGGAATAATACGACATTTCTTTTTCAGTCAATGCCTGATTTTTTTGTTGTGATTATTTTTCAAATAATTATGCTTAATTTAATGAGTAAAGGATTTCCACATATCAAAATATATGGAGTTGATAGCTGGCAAAATTTTCTCATAGCAGGTTGCTTCTTATCAATTTTCCCAACCATTTATTTCACGAGAATTGTTTTTTCTGCATTAACAAAGGAAGAGGGATTACCGTATTTGTTAACGGTCAAAAGTAAAGGAATGTCAAATTTTACTTTGTTATGGAAACATCAATTTGGAAATAGCGTTTTCCAAGTCGTCCCACATATACCGACTATTATGCTTTACATAATATCTAACTTATTGATTATTGAGTACTTAATGTATTTTCGCGGGGCTGGGTACCGCTTATATGAGGCGTTAGGCTTTGCAGGTGCAACACTTAGTGGTCGTAATCGCACACCGTTTTCTATAAATGTTTACGAACCTGAACTTGTCATTGCTATTTCGGCCGTGTTTATTGCTTTTGTGGTATTTGTACAGCTTGTATGTAAAATTTGGATTTATTTCTCTCCTTTATGGAACGGAGGAGATCAAGTTGAATAG
- a CDS encoding ABC transporter permease subunit: MNRTLKLSIVLLSLLFCFVFIGPFLPNLQESDSIKDYLIHDDGRIEVAPFAPSKYYLLGTDQYGRDLLTLLIHGGRDTLLLVFAIMLLRYGFAIPLGVLAYKNNGFFHRFIQSINGFFAMVPILFFAILIMNLPMFISGQYRFLSILVILSLLEASRTASVVQSHVNEIYRSTYMEGAIINGSGFFTKIKYYYWRHLRPQLIILFFLDASRVMLLLGQLGFLSMFFAQTWVLDESVGYLVRNDLHVWPTMLADTRNFLQKSIWIPLWPALMIAYSIFSLQLFGEGLRKQLERR, from the coding sequence TTGAATAGAACTCTTAAACTGTCAATCGTATTGTTATCTTTGCTATTTTGTTTTGTATTTATAGGACCTTTTCTCCCGAACTTACAAGAATCTGACAGTATCAAAGATTATCTTATCCATGATGACGGTAGAATTGAAGTAGCTCCATTTGCTCCTTCGAAGTATTATTTATTAGGTACAGATCAATACGGTCGTGACTTATTAACTTTGTTAATTCATGGTGGAAGAGACACGTTGTTACTAGTTTTTGCGATAATGTTATTACGGTATGGGTTCGCAATACCTCTTGGAGTTCTTGCGTATAAAAATAATGGTTTTTTTCATAGGTTCATTCAAAGTATAAATGGTTTTTTTGCTATGGTGCCGATTTTATTTTTTGCAATTTTAATCATGAATTTACCAATGTTTATTTCTGGACAGTATAGATTTCTGTCTATTTTAGTGATTTTATCTTTACTTGAAGCCAGTAGAACTGCTTCTGTAGTACAATCTCATGTCAATGAAATTTACCGTTCAACATACATGGAGGGTGCAATTATTAACGGTAGTGGTTTTTTTACAAAAATAAAATATTATTATTGGCGGCATTTGCGTCCTCAGCTTATTATTTTGTTTTTCTTGGATGCTTCAAGAGTAATGCTTTTATTAGGTCAACTTGGTTTTTTGTCGATGTTTTTTGCTCAGACGTGGGTGCTAGATGAATCAGTAGGCTATTTAGTAAGGAATGATTTACATGTTTGGCCAACGATGCTAGCGGACACGAGAAATTTTTTGCAGAAAAGTATTTGGATTCCACTGTGGCCAGCTTTAATGATTGCTTATTCGATATTTTCACTACAGCTATTTGGAGAAGGGTTGCGAAAACAGCTAGAACGAAGATAA